GTCATCAAAGTAACCATAGTTCCcaagtgaaaattcaattttgttagAAGCATAGGAATAGTGCATAGGAGTTATGAGTATTTGTAATGAAGTGGATATGACTTTACAATTACAACATTTGATAATTGGATTGATATTCAGGTTGTATTTAATTTGCTCAACTAATGGGATCCAATTACTTTCCCTTCtcatttaacattttcttttcttccttttttttttttcttccttttttgatTGTAAACTAACTTGAAGCTTATGCATGGGTTGTTAATTAACCCATACTATTTTGTATCGATATTTATCAGTAATGTTATCTACCATCAGCGAGGGTAGTGCAACCGTAGAAAGCCTTAAAAAGACTCATCGCTAACAAGTTTCAAGAGGTCATGGGTTTGAGTATTGAGTACTACTTACCAAAAAGTATGTACTATAGTATGTGAGACAATAACTTCACACACGAGCCAAAAAAACAAAGGTAATGTtttccttttaaccaaaaaagagGGTGGTGGGAGCTTTATATTAACTTCAATTTTGTGATGCCAAATAGAGCCGAGAGTGAGTGCTTGAGACTGTTCCTAACTACCCTAGAGCAGCAGGtagaataattaaaaaaaaaaaaaaaaaaacttaaagcaGACAAACTGATTAATTTCACTTTTCTAATCAGCAAAACTGCTATTAGACCccacttaaaaacaaaaacccttgTCACTCATCTTCAAGTATGTTGTGCACTCACAAAAGTCACATTTGCGGTTGCATGTGAGCTCACTGACACGAACACTCCTATCAGTGTCGGCTCTTACACGCAGCCCCCCCTTGCTCCTCCCAATCTCTCTTCCCCGTGACACCCATAACGTAGCACGTAGCACGTAGCATATAAAACCAACCCAAAACCCACACAATCATACACACATTTGAGTCATTTGACACTCCCAAAAAAACCACCCCATCAAAGttcaaacccacaaaaaatgaACCTTTCACTTGCCTATCTCTTCCTTGCTCTTCTCCTCACTAAATTCCCAAGCTTTGCAACGAGCTCACATGACTATCAAGACGCGTTATCAAAGGCAATCTTGTTCTTTGAAGGCCAACGCTCTGGTTATTTGCCACAAGACCAGAGAATCACTTGGCGTGCCAACTCGGGCCTAAGTGACGGTTGGATGTACAACTATGACTTATCTGGTGGGTACTATGATGCTGGTGACAACGTTAAGTTTGGTTTCCCTATGGCTTTCACAACAACATTGTTGGCTTGGAGTGTGATCGAGTTTGGTGATTCCATGCCAAACAGTGAGCTGAGGAATTCTATGGTGGCAATTCGTTGGGCCACTGATTATTTGCTCAAGTCTGTGTCTCAGCTGCCTAACCGGATTTTTGTGCAGGTAAGTGTTTGTACTATGCATTGTGAGTGAGAGTCAGAGTGGTGGTTTAGTGAATTGAGTGGTGGTTTAGTGAATTAAGTGGTGGTAGTTTGGGGAGTTGAAGTTGGGGGAGACAACATTTTATGACTTTAGTTGAACTAATCTgtaaatgggtggaagaatgCGGTTCTTCTGTGGACTCGTGTAGTCCACTTGGGTCAGTAGGTTGTCGTGTATTGATTATTTGACCATTTGGTCCTCACATGTCATCCCAAGAAATCTTGGGGctcaaaatagttaaaaaaattaacttggATTCGGTAGCCTTAGTTATTAGTGAAATTGAATCAAATGAATTATGATACTACCATTTGATAGTACATTTGAGTGAGGTGGAAGCTATATGAACACTACTAAAAGGGATGATAAGCATGAACTGATCCATCATGTGAATTCAATCAGTCACTATTCTTTTTGGTCTATTCATCCAACATGATAAGTAGATAGATTCATGTGTTGGGCTTTTGTTCATGTTACTAGGCGTTTTAGTTTTCTAGCTCACAATTTGGCCAAGTAGGTATTGTCTTGTAATATTTGAGGCATCTTATGCAAAGCTTGTGGATCCCACAATGGTGTTACACATTGTAAAAGAGGAAGGACACAATATGGATGCATAATAAAAGATAATTATTGGTAATGTAGAAAAGGGTCATTGTCATATCAATTATTTCTGCAAGGTGTTCGAATTGAAGGACAATATGAGCTGGCCTTTGCTGCAATGTTTCTTTTGCTATGTTTCTAGCTTGTAATAAAGTCTCTCATTCAGGGGGGGGAAATCATCTATTTGATTAAGGCAGTcaaatttatggaaaaaaagATTAGTGAAAGATCAAATGCCCTCCATATATTAAACTTTTTTACTTGCTTTTAAAAACTTTGACTGATATTCTTCGTTAAAACTTGAGCCCTTAAAATTGTATAGTAttgatcaaaatttaaacaaagtgTGGACCAGTTATCTACCTTTGGGTCCTTTAATCATGTAACCCTTTTTCTCCTTAAAGTTTGTGAATTGGATGGTCTACAAATTGTCCTCACAAAGCTTTATGCTTCTTATAGATAAGACACaaattacctatcaaaaaaaaaagaaaaagataagacACAAATTGCCCTCACGATTATATATAGTTTCCACGCTAACTATGATCATGGATGTATAGTATGACACTATTAGGTTAGAAAGCATGGACACTTCATTTAGGGTGTCGTACTTGTGTCATTCCAgtcattttatattataattttttagaaattgctTGTGTCACTGTGTCATACCTGTATCTGTACCCGTGCCCATATATGTGTCCGTGCTTCCTAGCTATTAGGTACTAATTAATGTGACAACAATCTTAAGTGTGTCAAtgagaattaaaattttgtaatttggaTTGAGAGATGGAACTTTTTAATGTGTAGGTGGGGGATCCAAACATAGACCATAGTTGTTGGGAAAGACCAGAAGATATGGACACAGCCAGGACAGTTTATGCTGTTGATGCACCAAATCCAGCTTCTGATGTTGCTGGAGAGACAGCAGCAGCTCTAGCAGCTTCATCAATAGCATTCCGATCATCGGACCCCGGATACTCTGACACCTTGTTACGAAATGCCATCAAAGCTTTTCAATTTGCAGATAATTATAGAGGAGCTTACAGTGATAATTCAAATATTAGAGATGGTGTCTGCCCATTTTATTGCGATTTTGATGGTTATCAAGTAAGTAATTAAATATGTCTCAATTGATTGTGGCTGATTCATTTTACTCAATTATTTTATAGTTGAATAAGGGACTCAGAATTGAATTCGGCTTACACAAAAATGAAACACATTAGTTTATTAGTATCTTAACATATTGACCTATTGATAAAGCATAATTATCATTTAACGAATGCCAAATATTtcaaattctatttttattattaaaaaatcacTATGTTAATTAGTAATGACTTTACTAAGTGATCCTAATTGTGAAGAGCAAATCTATGCCTAGggatttctttatatatttgatCAGCAATTCTAGTTCTAAATTATAAAAAGGACGAGTGTTGCACGTGCTGAAGTTGCAAGCAGCTTTATGCCTTTATCACATTAAACATGTGTGTGAGGGTTGAGTCCAAACCATGCCAGAACAAGCAAACAAGGTAAGGCATATACCTTTTTTGGGTTAACTGAAATGGCAATTCATGCATGACAAGAGAGTCTTAATTATTTGCATTTTGCAGCAGATCACCATTGAATGAATTCTGAAAGATTCCTATATTTTGGATGTCGTGTCATGTTGCTTGTTATCCCATGTGAACTGCCATGGCCGGGTTTAGTGGGTTTTCCGACCAATAAGTCTAgagtaacaaaaaaatttacaagtcAAGTATTGTTAttggtaggtaaaaaaaaataatgttggTAGTAGGTCCAAATTAGAACCTGTAATAACTTTTCAACGCAATTTCTATGAAATTGTTGTATCCATAAGATTACTCTTTTTCCAACTAATCGGTTTTTATAGTTATATATGATCATACTTCAATCTGATGCAATTTAATTTTGTTGGGGTTGGATAGGATGAGTTGCTGTGGGGAGCAGCATGGCTAAGGAAGGCTACACAGGATGATACTTACCTCAATTACATACAAAGCAATGGCAAAACCCTTGGTGCCGATGAGAATATCAATGAATTTGGGTGGGACAACAAGCATGCTGGCCTTAACGTTTTAGTCTCTAAGGTCAGATTAATCAAATTTCCTAGACATTTCATTAGATGTTCAGCACAAAATCTTTGAACATACTTTAATTCTAACAAAAACAATTCTCACTCTTTATAGGAAGTCATAGAAGGAAATATGTACTCTCTCCAATCATACAAAGCCTCCGCTGATAGCTTCATGTGCACTCTCATACCGGAATCATCATCTTTGCACATAGATTACACTCCTGGTGGACTCCTATACAGGCCTGGAGGTAGCAACATGCAACATGCAACATCAATTGCTTTCATTTCATTAGTCTATGCCAACTACCTAGCTCGGACGTCACAAGCTATTAATTGTGGAAACATATATGTTACTCCAACCACACTACGCCAACAGGCTAAGAGGCAAGTTGATTATATTCTAGGTGATAACCCTAAGGGTTTATCATACATGGTTGGATTTAGTGACTACTATCCACAACATATTCACCATCGTGGCTCATCTTTACCATCCATTAAAGACTATCCCCAATTCATTGCTTGCAAGGAGGGTTCAATATACTTCAACTCAACAAATCCTAATCCAAATGTCTTGGTTGGGGCTGTTGTGGGAGGACCAGGAGAGGATGATATCTATGAGGATGATCGAGTTGATTTTAAGAAGTCCGAGCCCACAACTTACATTAATGCACCATTAGTCGGGGCATTAGCATACTTAGCTGCTAATCCCAACCCTAGTTAAGAAAAATACAAGtcattttttgtatataaattcAGAACTCTCAGCAATTGAGAATAGGGAAAAGATGCCTCTCATCTTGGGCAAAGAAGAGGGAAGAGGCTTGATAATTTGTTTGATTCTTGAGTTGTGTGATTGAGTTTCTGGTCACAAAAGCTTGTTGTGACTTTTTATATAAGGATAATGTGAGAAGCTTAATGGCTTCTCGAGATCAATGACATTGTCTACATTTTGTTTCTTCCTATGCAATTTTCTTCGGTAGAAGTgagatttcaattttctaaagacataatttttcattttttaaatacattataatattttaaccaCCTATGCCTATGTCAAGATGGCCTTGAAAACTTAGATAAATTAACCCTTAGAAtgcatttgatttattttttttcttgaagtttatttgcttataattatccttctaattaaattttcactttatcTATAGACACCTATAATTTCACTCATTtttagcaaataaataaatgataagaTTTCTATTCACCAAATTAGTTTGAAGAAAAACCATTCAAACTCCTCTTATATCTTTTGTCTTTTGATGGTAAGTTTATGAGTTCTGCGCATAGTGCCTCCTATATCTTTTGTCTTTTGACAGTAAGTTTATGAATTCTACGCATAGTGCAGGAAGGTAGGGTAACAGGGGCAGCTCCAAGACCAGCccaggggttcaaatgaaccccctaaCTTGGTCTCAAAGAAATCATcgggaaaattacactttaccaccttAAACTATGCAtcagattacactttgcactatAAACTATCTCAATGTACATTTTGCACTTTAAACTATTACACTTATCACACTTTACACCTCAGTATTACTTTTGTTGTTATGTTTAACAGAATTTTAATACATGTACTTAACACGTACTTTTTGcttatataaaacaaaattaaaagaggaAAACACCCTtctttgaaatcaattaaaacaaaagccatatttttccaaatctCTTGTCTAGCGTGTGTGCCT
This portion of the Castanea sativa cultivar Marrone di Chiusa Pesio chromosome 7, ASM4071231v1 genome encodes:
- the LOC142642308 gene encoding endoglucanase 24-like — encoded protein: MNLSLAYLFLALLLTKFPSFATSSHDYQDALSKAILFFEGQRSGYLPQDQRITWRANSGLSDGWMYNYDLSGGYYDAGDNVKFGFPMAFTTTLLAWSVIEFGDSMPNSELRNSMVAIRWATDYLLKSVSQLPNRIFVQVGDPNIDHSCWERPEDMDTARTVYAVDAPNPASDVAGETAAALAASSIAFRSSDPGYSDTLLRNAIKAFQFADNYRGAYSDNSNIRDGVCPFYCDFDGYQDELLWGAAWLRKATQDDTYLNYIQSNGKTLGADENINEFGWDNKHAGLNVLVSKEVIEGNMYSLQSYKASADSFMCTLIPESSSLHIDYTPGGLLYRPGGSNMQHATSIAFISLVYANYLARTSQAINCGNIYVTPTTLRQQAKRQVDYILGDNPKGLSYMVGFSDYYPQHIHHRGSSLPSIKDYPQFIACKEGSIYFNSTNPNPNVLVGAVVGGPGEDDIYEDDRVDFKKSEPTTYINAPLVGALAYLAANPNPS